The Musa acuminata AAA Group cultivar baxijiao chromosome BXJ2-2, Cavendish_Baxijiao_AAA, whole genome shotgun sequence genome has a segment encoding these proteins:
- the LOC135604933 gene encoding AT-hook motif nuclear-localized protein 1-like, producing the protein MEEREGATATTGAAAAVSPTPVENGESHKQVAGERVEDKPSQGGQVAASASASASALVLSLASAPAPAAVLVDGPAAAAEGVALGMKKKRGRPRKYGPDGKLVRPLNPSPISASMPLGEYTPATAVGAVMKRGRGRLMGFGLGKPLQYGFQLESVGELIACSAGANFTPHVLTVAAGEDVTMKIMSFSQMGPRAICILSANGVISSVTLRQSDSFGGTLTYEGHFQLLSLSGSFMPTENGGTKSRSGGMSVSLASPDGRVVGGGIAGLLVAASPVQVVVGSFLPSYHLEQKIKKAKLETSSISTPTATIPISSTATEGAHCGRPTHCSSITPESNLTNATSFKGDNWAAPLQSVPDTRDPTTNVGITSPGN; encoded by the exons ATGGAGGAGAGGGAAGGAGCGACGGCTACTacgggggcggcggcggcggtgagtCCGACGCCGGTGGAGAACGGAGAGAGCCACAAGCAGGTGGCGGGAGAGAGGGTAGAGGATAAACCCAGCCAGGGAGGTCAGGTGGCGGCAtcggcgtcggcgtcggcgtcggcgtTGGTGTTGTCGTTGGCATCGGCACCGGCACCGGCGGCCGTGTTGGTGGATGGGCCGGCAGCTGCCGCGGAGGGGGTGGCGcttgggatgaagaagaagagggggaggCCGAGGAAGTACGGGCCGGACGGGAAGCTGGTGCGGCCACTGAACCCGTCGCCGATCTCTGCGTCGATGCCGTTAGGGGAGTACACTCCGGCGACGGCCGTCGGGGCGGTGATGAAGCGGGGTAGAGGGCGGCTGATGGGCTTTGGTCTCGGCAAGCCACTACAGTACGGATTCCAGCTGGAATCTGTAG GTGAATTGATAGCTTGTTCTGCTGGGGCAAATTTTACACCTCATGTCCTTACTGTTGCTGCTGGTGAG GATGTAACCATGAAGATAATGTCGTTTTCACAAATGGGGCCTCGAGCTATATGTATTCTATCTGCCAATGGTGTTATATCCAGTGTTACCCTTCGCCAATCTGATTCATTTGGCGGTACTCTGACCTATGAG GGCCATTTCCAATTGCTTTCCCTATCGGGTTCATTCATGCCGACTGAAAATGGAGGTACAAAAAGTAGATCTGGCGGGATGAGTGTTTCCTTGGCAAGTCCAGATGGTCGAGTAGTAGGTGGAGGGATTGCGGGTCTGCTGGTAGCTGCCAGTCCGGTTCAG GTCGTGGTAGGAAGTTTCTTGCCAAGCTACCACTTGGAGCAGAAAATCAAGAAGGCTAAATTAGAGACTTCATCAATTTCTACACCCACAGCTACGATCCCGATTTCTAGCACGGCGACGGAGGGTGCTCACTGTGGCAGGCCTACTCACTGCAGTTCGATTACCCCAGAATCGAACCTCACCAATGCCACCTCCTTTAAGGGAGATAACTGGGCTGCTCCATTGCAATCCGTACCTGACACTAGGGATCCTACAACCAATGTTGGTATAACTTCACCTGGAAACTGA